CTCTCGCTTGTTCTCTTGTAAACAATTTTGCCATTTTGCTCGACTCCTATTACTTTCTTTCAAGTTAATAGAAGTTTCAACAAAATCGGTTACACTCCCGTAAGATCCGATATCGTCCGGCTCATCGGGCTCGACAGCGCCGCTGATAATTTACATCTGTGCCAGTGTTTTGACAAGAGGATGTACAGGCTTCTGATCTTTGAAACCGATACCGGTTCTTTCCCTGGAAGTTATTCTTGATTCCCTTTTTGCCTTCCTTGATTCCTCGGCCCGTGCTAAAATTTTCCTGGCGCTTGTGGAATAGTATTCCTCTTCGCATTCACAACATTTTACATATGGCTGGCCCACTGAAACATGGAAATAAAAATTCTCTAAATCATTATTCCCACATACTTCACACGGAATGAATTCTTCTATTATTTCACTAACTTTCATCATTATCCCCAATATGGAAAGAGCTATCATCATATAAATAATTTATTGCTGTCCGTGTGATTTATCAATTCGATAACCGTTTCTAAAGAGGTTAATGGTTTGGCATTCCCTGTATTTCTGGATTCCAGGTTAACAACGGAAGAAATCTTAGCATATACACTTTTTCACTTTAGCTTTACTTATCTCACCATTACAATCCCCCACATAAACCGTGACTATCCCGAAAGTCAAGTCAAAATATTCAACATGTGAAATACCAGCATCTTTCATAAGTTTAACAAACTCATCCCTTTCAGGGAATGCCATCACTGATGCAGGAAGATAATTATAAGGACCATCCCTTCTGGATACAACCGCCCCCACTAACGGTAAGATCTTCTTGAAATAAAAATAATACAAATGTCTAAAAACTACATTCTCAGGTAAAGAGAATTCAAGAACAACCACGTTGCCCCCTTTTCTGACCACACGGTTCATCTCGGATAAAGCTTTCTTTATATCTGCGACATTACGTATTCCAAAGGCTACAATTGCGCCATCAAAAGTACCATCTTTAAAAGAAAGGTTTTCTGCATCGTTCTGGATGCAACTTACATTTTTTATATCCTTTTTCTTTAGCTTGGGCCTGCATAATTGCAGCATCTCATAACAAAAATCCGAAGCTATTACCCTGTTCTTTTTTGAAGCCTCTATTGCGATATCTCCCGTACCTGAACAGACATCAATAATATATCCCCGTGGAAGCTTTGATACGGCAAAGCGACGCCAGTATTTATCTTTTTCAAAGCTCAGGAGGTGATTTAAGAAATCATACCTTTTGGAAATACCTGCGAACATATTCCGGACATTTTCTTTTTTTTGCAATTGAGACATCATTACCTGCTGTTTATAGGATCCAATCGGAATCAATTTACCAAAACTTATAACTTATCTTAATAGTAAGTAAGCTCTTATGATCCAGATAGAAAAAACCGCTGATAAGAAATCTGAAGTAATGCGTAACATCCTCAATATTTCAAAGAGGCTCGCCAAAGAAAACCAGGGAGCTCTTTTCATAATTACTGATAGTAAGCAAATTGAAGGAAATTACCGCCTTCATTATCCTCAGGTCCAGCTCGCAGGAAATTTACTAAGTAAGGGCATGGATGCTGTTGTTGAAAAACTTGCTACGCTTGACGGGGCCATGATATTCACCCCTGAAGGGGAAATGGTTGCATACGGAGCAAGGATACTAAAATCCGAAACTCTTCTTGGTTTCGGGACAAAACATGCAGCAGCCAGAGGTATTACTTTATATGACGAGACGATCACAGCTGTCCTTGTCTCTGAAGAAACAGGATGGATAAAAATATTCCAGAAAGGCGAGATAGTACTTGAGACCGATGCAGTGGATATCGAACCTTCCACACTTGATAAAGTCTCGCGTTTCCTCACGAACCAGGATACTGCGCTTCTTGCAAGTGCGGGAATAGCCGCAGCAGCTGTTGGCGCAGGGCCGGTATTGATTGTAGGCGGAGCTTATATGATGATTAAAACCGCCGGGGCGATGATATCCTCCGCATTAAAGAAAGAGAAGAAATAATATGTTGCATTTTACAAAACTTCACGGGAATGGAAATGATTTCATCCTGATCGATGAGTATA
The sequence above is a segment of the Candidatus Methanoperedens sp. genome. Coding sequences within it:
- a CDS encoding ubiquinone/menaquinone biosynthesis methyltransferase, producing MIPIGSYKQQVMMSQLQKKENVRNMFAGISKRYDFLNHLLSFEKDKYWRRFAVSKLPRGYIIDVCSGTGDIAIEASKKNRVIASDFCYEMLQLCRPKLKKKDIKNVSCIQNDAENLSFKDGTFDGAIVAFGIRNVADIKKALSEMNRVVRKGGNVVVLEFSLPENVVFRHLYYFYFKKILPLVGAVVSRRDGPYNYLPASVMAFPERDEFVKLMKDAGISHVEYFDLTFGIVTVYVGDCNGEISKAKVKKCIC